In the Haloferula helveola genome, one interval contains:
- a CDS encoding thiol-disulfide oxidoreductase DCC family protein: protein MKLQDRVEGIEVYYDGRCGMCCTFHEWINRQPRAFPISFIPYQADYAEKVFPGLGTLDPAREMVVRTSGGEIFRGAEAWVWCLFSCANHQRAARRLAGPGLLPVAIHACRVLAANRHALSKVFFRRKDRQVREELHRMEVEKCGEGVCATTPGR, encoded by the coding sequence ATGAAATTGCAGGATCGAGTCGAAGGCATTGAGGTTTACTACGACGGGCGATGCGGAATGTGCTGCACCTTCCACGAGTGGATCAACCGGCAGCCGAGGGCGTTTCCGATCTCCTTCATCCCGTATCAGGCCGACTACGCGGAGAAGGTGTTTCCGGGCCTGGGAACCCTGGATCCCGCGCGGGAGATGGTGGTCCGGACGAGCGGGGGCGAGATCTTCCGCGGTGCGGAGGCGTGGGTTTGGTGCCTCTTCAGCTGCGCCAATCATCAGCGGGCGGCCCGCCGCCTGGCGGGCCCCGGGTTGCTCCCTGTGGCCATCCACGCGTGTCGTGTGCTTGCGGCCAATCGCCACGCTCTGAGCAAGGTCTTTTTCCGCAGGAAGGACCGGCAGGTCCGCGAGGAACTGCACCGGATGGAGGTGGAGAAGTGCGGGGAGGGAGTCTGCGCGACGACCCCGGGCCGGTGA